One Ethanoligenens harbinense YUAN-3 genomic window carries:
- a CDS encoding transporter substrate-binding domain-containing protein has product MKSIFKKISSIALASALCVTMASCKSSSSSTDKLDAIKKAGVLVVGTSADYPPFEFHKQQNGQDKIMGADVEIAEQIAKKIGVKIQWQDMDFDGLLPALQSGKIDMIIAGMIDTPEREKAVDFSHKYYLSTDQAIIRKDDLSKYSKLSDLSGKHIGVQLGTTQQDDMKKWLPSGDYVALGKDTDLILELKSKKVDAVILEEPIVKAYVSQNSDLVTANISFPKATQGPAVAVQKGNDKEFLSTINSVVDGLVSSKKVDNWVAQYTTLSEK; this is encoded by the coding sequence ATGAAATCGATTTTCAAAAAAATCAGCAGCATCGCCCTCGCGTCCGCCCTGTGTGTCACCATGGCATCCTGTAAATCCAGCTCATCGTCAACCGATAAGCTGGATGCGATTAAAAAAGCCGGGGTGCTTGTAGTAGGAACTTCCGCGGACTATCCTCCGTTCGAATTCCACAAACAGCAGAACGGCCAGGATAAGATTATGGGCGCCGACGTGGAAATCGCCGAACAGATCGCCAAAAAAATCGGTGTAAAAATCCAGTGGCAGGATATGGACTTCGACGGTCTTCTGCCCGCCCTGCAGTCCGGTAAAATTGACATGATCATCGCCGGTATGATCGACACACCGGAGCGTGAAAAAGCAGTTGACTTCTCCCACAAATATTATCTATCCACCGACCAGGCAATCATCCGCAAAGATGACCTCTCCAAATACAGCAAGCTGTCCGACCTGTCCGGCAAACACATCGGCGTTCAGCTCGGCACCACCCAGCAGGATGATATGAAGAAATGGCTGCCGTCCGGCGACTATGTAGCGCTGGGCAAAGACACCGACCTGATCTTAGAACTGAAGAGCAAAAAGGTCGATGCCGTTATTCTTGAAGAGCCGATCGTCAAAGCGTATGTCTCTCAGAATTCGGATCTTGTCACCGCAAACATTTCCTTCCCCAAAGCCACCCAGGGCCCGGCTGTCGCCGTCCAGAAGGGCAACGACAAGGAATTTCTCTCCACGATCAACTCAGTAGTGGACGGTCTTGTTTCCTCCAAAAAAGTAGACAACTGGGTTGCGCAGTACACCACGCTTTCCGAAAAATAA
- the hisC gene encoding histidinol-phosphate transaminase → MSRFLNSRYAELHPYVPGEQPKDRTYIKLNANESSVPPSPAVLEALSVPLINGMGRYEDPHCMDFRKAIAEVYHVTPEQVFVGNGSDEVLGFCFLTFFSGRSKICFPDITYGFYQVYADTFGVDAQVFALKPDFSIDVDAYVRTDRHVILANPNAPTGLCLPVSDIERILRANRDRLVVIDEAYVDYGNKSCAPLVEKYPNLIVVQTFSKSRNLAGARLGFAIASKEIIKDMNAIKFAFNPFNLSEMALAAGTAAVKDTAYLEKCVKQIVKTREYTVQTLRSLGFYILESHTNFIFVKHPVLFAGDYYRRLRENGILTRYYDEDRIRDYLRITIGTPEEMDEVLRVTKSILCAVA, encoded by the coding sequence ATGAGCCGATTTTTGAACAGCAGATATGCAGAGCTGCACCCCTATGTTCCCGGCGAGCAGCCGAAGGACCGGACTTATATCAAACTGAATGCAAACGAGTCTTCGGTGCCGCCATCCCCGGCTGTGCTGGAAGCATTGTCCGTCCCGTTGATCAACGGGATGGGCCGCTACGAAGATCCCCATTGCATGGACTTCCGCAAAGCCATCGCTGAGGTCTACCATGTGACGCCGGAGCAGGTGTTTGTGGGCAACGGCTCCGATGAGGTGCTGGGCTTCTGCTTCCTTACGTTTTTCTCGGGGCGTTCCAAAATCTGCTTTCCGGATATTACCTATGGTTTCTACCAGGTTTATGCCGACACGTTCGGTGTGGATGCACAGGTGTTTGCGCTGAAACCGGATTTTTCCATTGATGTGGACGCATATGTTCGCACGGACCGGCATGTCATTCTTGCCAACCCCAACGCGCCGACCGGACTTTGCCTGCCTGTTTCCGACATTGAGCGCATCCTCCGGGCCAATCGAGACCGCCTGGTGGTGATCGACGAAGCCTATGTGGATTACGGAAACAAGTCTTGCGCACCGCTGGTGGAAAAATACCCAAATCTCATTGTGGTGCAGACCTTCTCTAAATCGAGGAATCTGGCCGGTGCCCGCTTGGGCTTTGCCATTGCCTCGAAAGAGATCATTAAGGACATGAACGCGATCAAGTTTGCGTTCAACCCCTTCAATCTGAGCGAGATGGCGCTTGCCGCCGGCACTGCTGCCGTGAAAGATACCGCATATCTTGAAAAATGCGTGAAGCAGATCGTTAAGACCCGTGAATACACCGTGCAGACGCTGCGCTCGCTGGGCTTCTATATTCTGGAGTCACACACAAACTTCATTTTTGTCAAGCACCCGGTCCTGTTCGCGGGGGATTATTACCGTCGCCTGCGAGAAAACGGCATCCTTACGCGCTATTACGATGAGGATCGCATCCGCGATTACCTGCGTATCACGATTGGCACCCCGGAGGAAATGGACGAGGTGCTCCGTGTGACCAAAAGCATCCTGTGCGCGGTCGCATAA
- a CDS encoding PucR family transcriptional regulator codes for MICVEELLQLSAFRNFTLLAGSAGLKRSVSDVVILEYESERGNYEVFNEGDFVLTSLFFADGHPEKIAPAIRNLIRRGVSGIAIKSVYYREAPPEVKTLMDQAGVPIFTFSNTYMEDIIIAVNDYIRSRNQYALFEKKVQELLNTLLPERVLEIAREIDPHFLPYVTSLYLDPLDNNKESQILRSLNRLNYRRSRLESARNSLFIKFGQGVLLLNQYAEKPAESARKSIRRLLADLEIDSSAYRIGLCDAIYPLEQLDLCIRRSLYACRGAKLQHRALLSYNDLGMYRLLFPLENSHSARTCYEAMLEQIVSYDASYHTKLMQTAESYVEHGGDIAAVSKSLFQHPNTVRYRLQKIKTILDSPDDYEFQVILYLLIRLKGLH; via the coding sequence ATGATCTGTGTTGAAGAACTGCTGCAGTTAAGCGCCTTCCGGAATTTCACCCTTCTTGCCGGAAGTGCCGGCCTGAAACGGTCCGTTTCCGATGTGGTGATTCTGGAATATGAGAGCGAACGCGGGAACTATGAGGTCTTCAACGAGGGTGATTTCGTGCTGACCTCTCTGTTCTTCGCCGATGGCCATCCCGAAAAGATTGCACCCGCCATCCGGAACCTGATCCGTCGGGGCGTTTCCGGCATTGCCATCAAATCGGTCTATTACCGCGAGGCTCCGCCCGAGGTGAAAACCCTGATGGACCAAGCCGGCGTGCCCATTTTTACCTTCAGCAACACGTATATGGAAGACATCATCATCGCCGTGAACGACTACATCCGCTCCCGCAACCAATATGCCCTTTTTGAAAAAAAGGTGCAGGAACTGCTGAACACACTGCTTCCGGAAAGAGTGTTGGAGATTGCGCGGGAGATCGACCCGCATTTTCTGCCTTATGTCACTTCACTGTATCTGGATCCGCTGGACAACAACAAAGAGTCACAGATCCTGCGCAGCCTGAACCGTCTGAATTATCGCCGGAGCCGTCTGGAATCCGCCCGGAACAGCCTGTTCATCAAATTCGGTCAGGGCGTCCTTCTGCTAAACCAATACGCGGAAAAGCCAGCGGAAAGTGCGCGCAAATCCATCCGTCGGCTGCTGGCGGATCTGGAGATCGACTCCTCCGCTTACCGTATCGGATTGTGCGACGCGATTTACCCTCTGGAGCAGCTTGATCTCTGCATTCGGAGAAGCCTGTATGCCTGCCGGGGGGCAAAGCTGCAGCACCGCGCCCTCCTTTCCTACAACGACCTGGGGATGTACCGCCTGCTGTTTCCGTTGGAAAACAGTCACAGCGCCCGCACTTGCTACGAGGCAATGCTGGAACAGATTGTCTCGTATGATGCCAGCTACCACACCAAGCTGATGCAGACGGCCGAAAGCTATGTGGAGCACGGCGGCGACATCGCCGCAGTATCGAAGAGCCTGTTTCAGCACCCAAACACCGTGCGGTACCGTTTGCAAAAAATCAAAACCATTCTGGACAGCCCCGACGATTATGAATTCCAGGTGATTCTTTACCTGCTTATCAGGCTGAAAGGCCTCCATTAG
- a CDS encoding dimethylarginine dimethylaminohydrolase family protein, whose amino-acid sequence MRYVENSTGVLKKVMLARPEHVHLQPINVISQKWIDEGNQVDVQACLREHQEFVDAYRENGVEVHLAPTRRDLTNQVFARDFGACIAEGYIMGKFREPIRFGESEVFENELKKLGIPCAVRCTEGVFEGGDFWFLDNKTLAIGNVARTDEAGFESLRRGLEPLGYTLMRVPCEKANLHLDMCFNIAAERVAVVCKDALPGFFLQELRRRKFELINVAQEEVFLHHCNLECLGSGRVMSFHSNAEVNAKMRALGLTVIDVELREILKMGGGPHCMTFPLIREK is encoded by the coding sequence ATGCGTTATGTGGAAAATTCTACCGGCGTTTTAAAAAAGGTCATGCTGGCGCGGCCCGAGCATGTGCACTTGCAGCCCATCAACGTCATCTCCCAGAAATGGATTGACGAAGGCAACCAGGTGGATGTGCAGGCCTGCCTGCGGGAACATCAGGAATTTGTGGACGCCTATCGTGAAAACGGCGTGGAAGTACATCTGGCGCCCACCCGGAGAGACCTGACCAATCAGGTGTTCGCCCGCGATTTCGGAGCCTGCATTGCCGAAGGATACATTATGGGAAAATTCCGTGAACCGATCCGGTTCGGGGAATCGGAAGTGTTTGAAAACGAGCTGAAAAAGCTGGGAATTCCTTGCGCCGTGCGCTGCACCGAGGGGGTCTTCGAAGGCGGAGATTTTTGGTTTCTGGATAACAAGACGCTGGCCATCGGCAACGTGGCGCGCACGGATGAGGCCGGCTTTGAAAGCCTGCGCCGCGGCCTGGAGCCGCTGGGCTATACCCTGATGCGCGTCCCCTGTGAGAAAGCGAACCTCCATTTGGATATGTGCTTCAACATCGCGGCGGAACGTGTGGCCGTCGTCTGCAAAGACGCTCTGCCCGGTTTCTTCCTGCAGGAGCTGCGCCGCCGGAAGTTCGAGCTCATCAACGTGGCGCAGGAGGAAGTATTCCTGCACCATTGCAACCTGGAATGCCTCGGAAGCGGGCGGGTCATGTCGTTCCACAGCAACGCGGAGGTCAACGCCAAAATGCGCGCACTCGGTCTCACGGTCATCGACGTGGAACTGCGCGAGATTCTGAAAATGGGCGGCGGCCCCCACTGCATGACCTTCCCGCTGATCCGCGAAAAATAA
- a CDS encoding M20/M25/M40 family metallo-hydrolase, whose amino-acid sequence MDFNVNLFEEIRALAQKLVSIRSVNSDGFGERDIAQYIESYLRAIPYFQKHPEQIIIQPLRDDTHDRRNVFALIKGEREPCPDTILLHGHIDTVGVDDYGALQPYAFDCAALEQQLKQADLPVEVRADLESGEYLFGRGAGDMKSGDAVFLVLAKHLCGRVHEFGGNFLLSFNPVEENLHTGIIEGLDVLEKLMETENLRYALAINNDYICPLYPDDTAKYIYTGAVGKLLPCFYIQGKETHVGQIFEGFDAAYTAAELVRLIDANCDFCDGYKGEYTLPPSVLKMKELKEQYNVQTPYQSFVYFNYFVHDAQIPDIIAKLKAAAVQALANTEEHNNAQYRRFCDLSETAYTPFRYRKQVLLYEELYALAKKARPEIDAQIEQMTRKLLAANTDMREIPLRIVETLCTVAQIKDPTVVLFFAAPYCPHNTLHGEEPAAASVYRKLRAVVQAFGKESGETYKMMQFFQSLSDSSYLSVDDDEHSIRSLLENFPAHQTLYPVPLERIRKLNISAVNFGCLCKDAHKWTERVHMPYSYRVLPNLLLRTFEAFLKF is encoded by the coding sequence TTGGACTTTAATGTTAATCTTTTTGAAGAAATACGGGCTCTGGCTCAAAAACTGGTTTCCATCCGCAGCGTGAATTCCGACGGCTTCGGGGAACGGGACATCGCACAGTACATCGAATCGTACCTGCGCGCCATCCCGTATTTCCAAAAACACCCGGAGCAGATCATCATTCAGCCGCTGCGTGACGACACACACGACCGGCGGAACGTCTTCGCCCTCATCAAGGGAGAAAGGGAGCCATGCCCGGACACCATCCTGCTGCATGGGCATATCGACACGGTGGGCGTGGACGATTACGGCGCCCTGCAGCCCTATGCGTTCGACTGCGCCGCGCTTGAGCAGCAACTGAAGCAGGCCGACCTGCCCGTGGAGGTGCGCGCCGACCTCGAGTCGGGCGAATACCTCTTTGGCCGCGGCGCCGGGGATATGAAAAGCGGGGACGCCGTTTTTCTTGTATTGGCGAAACACCTCTGCGGCCGCGTGCACGAATTCGGCGGAAATTTTCTGCTCTCGTTCAATCCCGTGGAAGAAAACCTGCACACCGGCATCATCGAGGGCCTGGATGTGCTGGAAAAACTCATGGAAACCGAGAATCTGCGATATGCGCTGGCTATCAACAACGATTATATCTGTCCGCTATATCCCGACGACACTGCGAAATACATCTACACAGGCGCCGTGGGCAAGCTGCTCCCCTGTTTCTATATTCAGGGCAAGGAAACACACGTCGGGCAGATCTTCGAGGGATTCGACGCCGCCTACACCGCGGCGGAGCTTGTCCGCCTGATCGACGCCAACTGTGATTTCTGCGACGGCTACAAAGGCGAATACACCCTGCCCCCGTCCGTGCTGAAAATGAAGGAGCTGAAAGAACAATACAACGTCCAGACACCGTATCAGTCGTTTGTCTACTTCAATTATTTCGTGCATGACGCGCAGATACCGGACATCATCGCCAAACTGAAAGCCGCCGCCGTGCAGGCGCTTGCCAACACCGAGGAGCATAACAACGCGCAGTACCGCCGCTTCTGCGACCTGTCGGAAACGGCCTATACGCCTTTCCGTTACCGAAAGCAGGTGCTGTTGTATGAAGAACTATATGCGCTGGCCAAAAAGGCCCGCCCCGAGATTGACGCACAGATCGAACAGATGACCCGGAAGCTGCTGGCCGCGAACACGGATATGCGGGAGATCCCGCTCCGAATCGTGGAGACGCTCTGCACCGTGGCGCAGATCAAAGACCCCACCGTGGTGTTGTTCTTTGCGGCGCCCTATTGCCCGCACAACACGCTCCATGGAGAAGAGCCCGCCGCCGCGTCGGTCTATCGCAAGCTGCGGGCCGTCGTCCAGGCGTTTGGAAAAGAATCCGGAGAGACCTACAAGATGATGCAGTTTTTCCAGAGCCTTTCCGACAGCAGCTATCTGTCCGTTGACGACGATGAACATTCCATCCGGAGCCTGCTGGAAAATTTTCCAGCGCACCAGACGCTGTACCCCGTGCCGCTTGAGCGCATCCGCAAATTGAACATTTCGGCAGTCAACTTCGGCTGTCTCTGCAAAGACGCCCACAAATGGACCGAGCGCGTCCATATGCCATATTCCTATCGAGTGCTGCCCAACCTGCTTTTGCGCACCTTCGAGGCATTTCTAAAATTCTAA